Proteins encoded by one window of Methanothermobacter sp. K4:
- the amrS gene encoding AmmeMemoRadiSam system radical SAM enzyme has translation MRKESILYEKEDDRLRCLVCNRKCLIPEGGRGYCLTRENSDGKIYSLNYGEVSSEAVDPIEKKPLFHFYPGSLVYSLGSVGCNFRCRYCQNWSISQARIDGFPTKYISPEEAVENALRSNCTSIAWTYNEPTMWLEYTLDSAERARAEGLKTVYVTNGYMSEEALNLLGPLLDAANVDLKGMSARFYRELCDAKPEPVLENIIRMHEMGIHIEVTNLLIPGYNDSDDDIVALVNFMVSEVGLEVPLHFTRFFPHYRMQDVPPTGADRLMRARDLAIEAGMKYVYVGNLPGTDAENTYCPVCGELLIKRDGYLTKTVGLSDGRCSACKAAVDVITD, from the coding sequence ATGAGGAAGGAATCCATACTCTATGAAAAGGAGGATGATAGGTTAAGATGCCTTGTATGCAACAGGAAATGTCTGATACCTGAAGGGGGAAGGGGGTACTGTCTCACGCGTGAAAATAGCGACGGAAAGATCTATTCATTGAACTATGGGGAGGTATCCTCAGAGGCGGTTGACCCGATAGAGAAGAAGCCACTCTTCCACTTTTATCCTGGCAGCCTCGTCTACTCTCTTGGCAGTGTCGGATGTAACTTCAGGTGCAGGTACTGCCAGAACTGGAGCATATCACAGGCACGCATAGATGGCTTTCCCACAAAGTACATCTCACCGGAGGAGGCGGTTGAAAATGCCCTCAGAAGTAACTGCACCTCCATAGCATGGACCTACAATGAGCCCACCATGTGGCTTGAATACACTCTGGACTCTGCAGAACGTGCAAGGGCAGAGGGCCTCAAAACGGTTTATGTTACAAATGGCTACATGAGTGAGGAGGCCCTCAACCTGCTTGGACCACTACTGGACGCTGCAAATGTTGACCTCAAGGGAATGTCTGCGCGATTCTATCGTGAGCTATGTGATGCAAAGCCAGAACCTGTACTCGAGAACATCATAAGGATGCATGAGATGGGTATCCATATAGAGGTCACAAACCTCCTCATACCAGGTTACAATGACTCTGATGATGATATAGTGGCCCTTGTGAACTTCATGGTATCGGAGGTTGGGCTAGAGGTTCCACTACACTTCACACGGTTCTTTCCGCATTACAGGATGCAGGATGTGCCCCCAACCGGGGCTGATAGATTGATGAGGGCCAGAGACCTAGCCATTGAGGCGGGGATGAAGTACGTGTATGTGGGGAACCTTCCAGGGACCGATGCTGAGAACACCTACTGTCCGGTGTGCGGGGAGCTACTTATAAAAAGGGATGGTTACCTCACAAAAACGGTGGGTCTCAGTGATGGTAGGTGCAGCGCCTGCAAAGCCGCTGTAGACGTTATAACCGATTAG
- a CDS encoding UbiD family decarboxylase, with amino-acid sequence MREFLDRLDEEPLIIEDEVSTRFEAAGILRRHPREVVILRNIRESDIPVISGLCNTREKIALSLNCQVNEITHRIVHAMENPTPIKSVRGLEGYSSEDADLSRLPVLTHYQRDGGPYITAGVIFARDPETGVRNASIHRMMVVSCDRMAVRIVPRHLYTYHQRAEEMSEDLEIAVAIGMDPATLLATTTSIPIDADEMEVANTFHNGELELVRCSGVDLEVPPAEIILEGRILCGERESEGPFVDLTDTYDVVRNEPVIALDRMHIREDAMYHAILPAGFEHRLLQGLPQEPRIYRAVKNTVPTVRDVVLTEGGCCWLHAAISIKKQSQGDGKNVIMAALAAHPSLKHVVVVDDDIDVFDPEEIEYAVATRVKGDDDILIVPGARGSSLDPAALPDGTTTKVGVDATVPITGAEKFQRVSRSE; translated from the coding sequence ATGAGAGAGTTCCTTGATAGGCTCGATGAAGAACCTCTGATAATTGAGGATGAGGTTTCGACCCGATTTGAGGCGGCAGGTATACTGAGGAGGCACCCCAGGGAAGTTGTGATACTGAGGAATATAAGGGAATCAGATATTCCTGTCATATCCGGACTCTGCAATACAAGGGAGAAGATAGCCCTTTCCCTGAACTGCCAGGTAAATGAGATAACCCATCGCATTGTCCATGCAATGGAGAACCCGACACCCATAAAAAGCGTGAGGGGCCTTGAGGGTTACAGTTCAGAGGATGCCGACCTCTCAAGGCTCCCGGTTCTAACCCACTACCAGAGGGATGGAGGCCCCTACATAACGGCAGGGGTCATATTTGCCAGAGATCCTGAAACCGGGGTCAGGAACGCCTCCATCCACCGAATGATGGTCGTATCCTGTGATAGGATGGCGGTCCGTATAGTTCCAAGACACCTTTATACATATCACCAGCGGGCCGAGGAGATGAGTGAGGATCTTGAGATAGCAGTAGCCATAGGCATGGACCCCGCCACCCTCCTTGCGACAACCACATCCATACCCATAGATGCCGATGAGATGGAGGTTGCAAACACCTTCCACAACGGTGAACTGGAACTTGTGAGGTGCAGTGGAGTTGACCTGGAGGTCCCCCCTGCAGAGATAATACTGGAGGGCCGGATACTCTGCGGTGAAAGGGAAAGTGAGGGCCCCTTTGTTGACCTCACAGATACCTATGACGTTGTAAGGAATGAACCCGTCATAGCCCTTGATAGGATGCATATAAGGGAAGATGCCATGTACCATGCGATTCTACCTGCAGGATTTGAACACAGGTTACTTCAGGGGCTGCCCCAGGAGCCAAGGATATACAGGGCAGTTAAGAATACGGTACCCACGGTAAGGGATGTTGTTCTAACTGAGGGGGGGTGTTGCTGGCTCCATGCAGCCATCTCAATTAAAAAGCAGAGCCAGGGGGATGGCAAGAATGTTATAATGGCGGCCCTTGCAGCCCATCCATCCCTTAAACATGTTGTGGTTGTGGACGACGATATAGACGTTTTTGATCCTGAGGAAATCGAATATGCCGTGGCAACAAGGGTGAAGGGTGATGATGACATCCTGATAGTCCCTGGGGCAAGGGGCTCATCCCTGGACCCTGCGGCACTTCCCGATGGTACAACAACCAAGGTTGGTGTTGATGCAACGGTGCCCATTACTGGGGCAGAAAAATTTCAGAGGGTCAGCCGGTCCGAGTGA
- the purE gene encoding 5-(carboxyamino)imidazole ribonucleotide mutase codes for MKPRVMILLGSASDFRIAEKAMEIFEELRIPYDLRVASAHRTHEKVKAIVAESVKEGVEVFIGIAGLSAHLPGMISANTHRPVIGVPVDVKLGGLDALFACSQMPFPAPVATVGVDRGENAAILAAQIIGIGDPEVRERVSELRRGFYEKVRRDECQVLNSIEGSYYAPLNVELPELQDNEKSGEEDAPMVSVIPGSYSDMKIAKKTTMFLERMGISYDLNVISPIRYPDRFERYLERMENVKLFIAISGLSAHVTGAVVALSDRPVIGVPCPLKMNGWDSLLSMVNMPPGVPVATVGIGNGGNAAILAAEMLGIYDSEIESRIKRIKSRSVKF; via the coding sequence ATGAAGCCCAGAGTGATGATACTCCTTGGAAGTGCATCGGATTTCAGGATAGCCGAAAAGGCCATGGAGATCTTTGAAGAACTCAGAATACCCTATGACCTCAGGGTTGCCTCAGCCCACAGGACCCATGAAAAGGTGAAGGCCATCGTCGCTGAGTCTGTAAAGGAGGGTGTTGAGGTCTTCATAGGGATAGCTGGACTTTCAGCCCACCTTCCCGGGATGATATCGGCTAACACCCACCGGCCGGTGATAGGTGTTCCAGTTGACGTTAAACTCGGAGGACTTGACGCCCTTTTCGCATGCTCACAGATGCCCTTCCCTGCCCCGGTTGCGACGGTTGGTGTTGACAGGGGAGAAAACGCCGCAATACTGGCTGCCCAGATAATAGGTATAGGTGACCCGGAGGTGAGGGAAAGGGTCTCTGAACTCAGAAGGGGTTTCTATGAGAAGGTCCGCAGGGATGAGTGCCAGGTCCTCAACAGCATAGAGGGGTCATACTACGCCCCCCTAAATGTTGAGCTTCCAGAGCTGCAGGATAATGAAAAATCTGGTGAAGAAGACGCCCCGATGGTATCTGTGATCCCCGGCAGCTACTCTGACATGAAGATCGCCAAAAAGACTACAATGTTCCTCGAGCGTATGGGTATAAGCTATGACCTCAACGTCATATCACCCATAAGGTACCCTGATAGGTTCGAGAGGTACCTTGAGCGTATGGAGAATGTTAAGCTATTCATAGCGATAAGTGGACTCTCAGCCCATGTTACAGGTGCCGTTGTCGCCCTCAGTGACAGGCCTGTGATCGGTGTTCCATGCCCCCTCAAAATGAATGGCTGGGATTCCCTCCTCTCAATGGTTAACATGCCACCAGGTGTCCCTGTTGCGACCGTTGGAATCGGTAACGGTGGTAACGCGGCGATACTGGCGGCTGAAATGCTTGGAATATATGACAGTGAAATCGAGTCCAGGATAAAGAGGATAAAAAGCCGTTCAGTCAAGTTCTGA
- a CDS encoding glycosyltransferase encodes MSWLILLLVFLLCALRTVKEDDQTVSVVIPAFNEEKTVAMVVEAAKGSKLVSEVIVVDDGSTDNTAGVAEAAGARVIRHASNRGKGAALRTGFKHSSGEIVVFIDADLENMTTEKIERMIRPIIRGRADLTKTRFRRKAGRVTELTAKPLLNFFFPEIKFEQPLSGQFAARRSALEKMKFEEDYGVDVGIVLDADVLGLTVKEVDIGTIHHDMASLRDLNLVANEVVRTIVDRALEYGRITMMDTMGKSIRMCILGLSLTTLGIFSIFFIRTIPATAGIIIAVSGSIVAVYYFISLIRRSIYVFRRSQGKLQTVRSFIYMHFPILVSGLILLAMISTLLGAVKVDDGKISIEPTSGNLIIWKKSNENRTFDVRGPYRIDSVLENENNSIRIPEEAINTLGLDYGDRVFLNDEVYTLNRTREGEGNIMRIPTSAREALGVNVGDVIQDGNLRKIFSNVYAIRNISLSNMTVYNGVIIQYDESPASEVKVYVDNRLVAEASGVMKNGSYTVSVNGEVIRNIRFRGEDSSYRIYHGGHTVKIDIRRGASSDMRFATASEGKFLNIWS; translated from the coding sequence ATGTCATGGCTTATTCTACTCCTGGTCTTCCTTTTATGTGCCCTCAGGACAGTGAAGGAAGATGACCAGACAGTTTCAGTGGTTATACCAGCGTTCAATGAGGAAAAGACCGTTGCAATGGTTGTTGAGGCAGCTAAAGGCTCTAAACTAGTGAGCGAGGTCATAGTGGTGGATGATGGATCCACAGATAACACTGCCGGGGTTGCAGAGGCTGCAGGTGCAAGGGTCATAAGACATGCCAGCAACCGCGGCAAGGGCGCTGCACTGAGGACCGGATTCAAGCATTCCAGTGGAGAGATAGTGGTTTTTATTGACGCTGACCTTGAGAATATGACAACAGAGAAAATTGAGAGGATGATAAGGCCCATAATCAGGGGGAGGGCGGACCTCACAAAAACACGTTTCAGGAGAAAGGCCGGAAGGGTTACTGAGTTAACTGCAAAGCCACTTCTGAATTTCTTCTTCCCTGAGATAAAATTCGAGCAGCCACTAAGCGGACAGTTCGCAGCCAGGAGATCTGCCCTTGAGAAGATGAAATTTGAGGAGGATTATGGGGTCGATGTTGGCATAGTCCTTGATGCGGATGTCCTTGGTCTCACAGTTAAGGAGGTGGATATAGGGACGATACACCATGACATGGCAAGTCTCAGGGACCTTAACCTGGTTGCCAACGAGGTTGTAAGGACCATAGTTGACAGGGCACTTGAGTACGGCAGAATAACCATGATGGACACCATGGGAAAGTCCATAAGAATGTGCATACTGGGCCTCTCACTTACAACCCTCGGGATATTCAGCATATTCTTTATAAGGACAATACCGGCAACAGCAGGGATCATTATAGCGGTTTCAGGGTCCATAGTTGCCGTTTATTACTTTATAAGCTTGATCAGGAGATCAATATACGTTTTCAGGCGTTCCCAGGGCAAGCTTCAGACTGTAAGATCATTCATATACATGCACTTCCCCATTCTGGTTTCTGGCCTCATCCTTCTTGCCATGATATCAACACTGCTGGGAGCCGTCAAGGTGGACGATGGTAAAATATCAATTGAACCGACATCAGGTAACCTGATAATATGGAAGAAGAGCAATGAAAACAGAACATTCGATGTCAGGGGACCATACAGGATTGACAGCGTACTTGAAAATGAGAATAACTCCATAAGAATTCCCGAGGAGGCGATAAATACCCTTGGACTTGATTATGGAGACAGGGTATTCCTGAATGATGAGGTCTATACCCTCAACAGGACAAGGGAAGGTGAAGGTAACATAATGAGGATCCCAACCAGTGCAAGGGAGGCCCTTGGGGTTAATGTGGGTGACGTGATCCAGGATGGAAATCTTCGAAAGATATTCAGCAATGTCTATGCAATTAGGAACATATCCCTCTCCAACATGACGGTCTATAACGGTGTCATAATTCAGTACGATGAGTCCCCGGCCTCGGAGGTCAAGGTTTACGTTGACAATAGGCTGGTTGCAGAGGCCAGCGGGGTCATGAAGAATGGTTCATACACTGTATCCGTTAATGGCGAAGTTATAAGAAATATAAGGTTCAGGGGAGAGGATTCCAGCTACAGGATATACCATGGGGGCCATACGGTAAAAATTGATATCAGAAGGGGGGCTTCATCTGACATGAGGTTTGCAACTGCATCTGAGGGTAAATTCCTCAACATATGGTCCTGA
- the mmp11 gene encoding methanogenesis marker protein 11, translating into MEILKPSDLKERFRDPWISPYKKVLTMVDGDLVEILEYHPCISGSEWMIYQYSRSSKLIERARRDGNRHAYLAHTGKAPIELKASLNAAGIEEVAVEGDEVRVVHAGLAGAGVGAAMCRGMAEGVRRIELYEVGGGSKPGRAAVITPRLEKVVLGIDDTDTPESGATWTLANNMGMELGRRGFEYIDHVTVQLYPHNPRKTQNCVSVALAFAVQPGRSNELVNLAVSFLEENTLSDKTSVAVFRGIKVPEELKEYSIMAKKSFMEVEDAEEVAEPLGIDLIEVTGAQGKIGALAAIGLYDDPEEAARVYY; encoded by the coding sequence ATGGAAATACTCAAACCATCAGACCTGAAGGAAAGGTTCAGGGACCCCTGGATATCACCCTACAAGAAGGTCCTCACCATGGTGGACGGGGATCTCGTTGAGATCCTGGAATACCACCCATGCATCTCAGGGTCAGAGTGGATGATATACCAGTACAGCAGGTCGAGCAAGCTGATAGAGAGGGCCCGGAGGGATGGTAACAGACACGCCTACCTTGCACATACCGGTAAGGCCCCAATAGAACTTAAGGCAAGTCTGAATGCCGCTGGAATAGAGGAGGTGGCTGTTGAGGGTGATGAGGTCCGTGTTGTGCATGCCGGCCTTGCAGGTGCCGGGGTTGGTGCTGCCATGTGCCGGGGTATGGCAGAGGGTGTGAGGAGAATCGAACTCTATGAGGTCGGAGGTGGCTCAAAGCCCGGGAGGGCCGCAGTAATAACACCCCGCCTCGAGAAGGTTGTCCTGGGTATAGATGACACTGACACCCCTGAAAGTGGCGCGACCTGGACCCTTGCCAACAATATGGGCATGGAGCTTGGCCGGAGGGGATTTGAGTACATCGACCATGTGACGGTTCAGCTATACCCACACAACCCCCGCAAGACACAGAACTGCGTGTCTGTTGCCCTTGCCTTCGCGGTGCAGCCTGGTAGGAGCAATGAACTGGTCAATCTTGCTGTAAGTTTTCTTGAAGAGAACACCCTTTCAGATAAAACATCTGTCGCGGTTTTCAGAGGTATAAAGGTTCCTGAAGAGCTGAAAGAGTATTCAATAATGGCTAAAAAGAGTTTCATGGAAGTTGAGGATGCAGAGGAAGTTGCAGAGCCCCTTGGAATAGATCTCATTGAGGTAACAGGGGCTCAGGGTAAGATAGGGGCCCTTGCAGCCATCGGCCTCTACGACGACCCGGAAGAAGCTGCAAGGGTATACTACTGA
- the ribH gene encoding 6,7-dimethyl-8-ribityllumazine synthase produces MVNVRIGAVVAEFNYDITHMMLELAKEHAKFLESEITRVIAVPGVFDMPLAVKKLLLDDEIDAVITLGAVIEGATDHDQIVVQHASRKIADLSLEYDKPVALGISGPGMTRLEAHQRVDYAKRAVEAAVKMYRRLNEI; encoded by the coding sequence ATGGTAAATGTCAGAATAGGGGCTGTGGTAGCCGAATTCAACTATGACATAACACATATGATGCTTGAACTTGCAAAAGAACATGCTAAATTTCTTGAATCCGAAATAACAAGGGTAATTGCCGTTCCAGGGGTATTCGATATGCCGCTCGCGGTTAAGAAGCTTCTCCTGGATGATGAAATCGATGCAGTTATCACACTGGGGGCTGTTATTGAGGGGGCAACGGACCATGACCAGATAGTGGTTCAGCATGCCTCACGTAAGATAGCGGACCTTTCACTCGAATATGATAAGCCCGTGGCCCTGGGAATATCCGGCCCCGGTATGACGAGGCTTGAGGCCCACCAGCGCGTTGACTATGCAAAGAGGGCCGTTGAGGCCGCCGTTAAAATGTACAGAAGACTCAACGAAATTTGA
- a CDS encoding cysteine desulfurase: MRTEDVRADIPLLREKVYLDAASTTPTPLPIVRAMTEYFEGYNANTGRGAYSLAVEATIKLQEARKKVAGFINASEDEIVFTKNTSEAINIVAGGLEFRKGDSVVVPNIEHHSNFLPWLRLRERGVDVRIVRADENGTVDPARVEEAVDETTRLVTITHISNALGTVQDVKEVGRIAHENGALYMIDGAQSIGHMKVDVRELGADFAAFPGHKGTLGPVGTGFLYCRGECQDELEPFMLGGGTVIDVSEDDYVLEEFPSRFEAGTLNIAGFIGLGASVDYINRIGIHKIRKHGLKMTGKLYSEVSSIDKIQCYGDPQNIYGILSFNIDNMDPHDVAKLLDETAGVCVRSGHHCAIPAMRHLGVHESGGTVRASIHYYNTEEDIDVLAETLREISRMG, encoded by the coding sequence GTGCGTACAGAGGACGTGAGGGCCGACATACCACTCCTCAGGGAAAAGGTGTACCTTGATGCTGCAAGCACAACTCCAACACCCCTCCCCATTGTGAGGGCCATGACAGAGTACTTTGAAGGATACAACGCCAATACGGGACGCGGGGCGTATTCACTTGCAGTTGAAGCAACCATAAAACTTCAGGAAGCACGAAAAAAGGTTGCGGGATTCATAAATGCCTCTGAAGACGAAATAGTATTCACAAAGAACACCTCTGAGGCCATAAACATTGTGGCAGGCGGCCTTGAATTCAGGAAGGGGGACTCTGTGGTTGTACCAAACATCGAACACCACTCCAACTTCCTGCCCTGGCTCAGGCTGCGTGAAAGGGGTGTTGATGTAAGGATAGTGAGGGCAGATGAAAATGGCACCGTGGACCCTGCAAGGGTTGAGGAGGCGGTCGATGAGACCACACGACTTGTAACCATAACCCACATATCCAATGCCCTCGGCACGGTGCAGGATGTGAAGGAGGTGGGAAGGATTGCCCATGAAAACGGTGCACTCTACATGATTGACGGGGCCCAGTCCATTGGACATATGAAGGTCGATGTTAGGGAGTTAGGGGCAGACTTTGCAGCCTTCCCTGGTCACAAGGGGACCCTGGGTCCAGTGGGGACAGGTTTCCTCTACTGCAGGGGGGAGTGCCAGGATGAACTTGAACCATTCATGCTGGGTGGGGGTACCGTCATTGATGTCTCAGAAGATGACTACGTCCTCGAAGAGTTTCCCTCAAGGTTCGAGGCAGGAACCCTCAACATAGCAGGTTTCATAGGTCTTGGTGCATCCGTAGACTACATCAACAGGATAGGAATCCATAAAATCAGAAAGCATGGCCTGAAAATGACCGGAAAACTCTACAGTGAGGTTTCATCCATTGATAAAATCCAGTGCTATGGTGACCCCCAAAATATTTATGGTATTCTTTCCTTCAACATAGATAATATGGACCCCCATGACGTTGCAAAGCTGCTGGATGAAACCGCCGGTGTGTGTGTTAGAAGCGGCCATCACTGCGCGATACCCGCCATGAGGCACCTTGGAGTTCATGAATCCGGTGGCACCGTGAGGGCATCCATACACTACTACAATACAGAGGAGGACATTGATGTCCTTGCAGAAACCCTGAGGGAAATATCAAGGATGGGGTGA
- a CDS encoding 3-isopropylmalate dehydrogenase has translation MKIAVIPGDGIGKEVMEAALHVLGELDLEPEFLYAEAGDECLESRGTALPDETIEIIGEADATLFGAAGESAADVIVKLRREFDLFANLRPVKSLPGVPCLYPDLDFVIVRENTEDLYVGDEEFTADGAVARRIITRRASRRISRFAFEYARREGWSRVTAVHKANVLKKTDGVFREEFYRVASDYPEMEAEDYYVDATAMYLITQPQEFQVLVTTNLFGDILSDEAAGLIGGLGLAPSANIGEKNAIFEPVHGSAPQIAGKNIANPTAMILTTTLMLKHLNKTPEAHKIQKALEKTLEAGLVTPDLGGSLGTMEMAAEIAKRIEG, from the coding sequence ATGAAGATAGCCGTTATACCCGGTGATGGTATCGGTAAGGAGGTCATGGAGGCCGCCCTCCACGTACTTGGGGAACTGGACCTTGAACCTGAATTTCTATATGCAGAGGCAGGGGATGAGTGCCTTGAGAGTAGAGGGACAGCCCTTCCAGATGAAACAATTGAAATCATCGGTGAGGCAGACGCCACCCTCTTTGGTGCTGCAGGTGAAAGTGCAGCGGATGTTATAGTTAAATTAAGGCGTGAATTTGATCTTTTTGCGAATTTGAGGCCTGTTAAGTCCCTCCCTGGCGTCCCCTGCCTCTACCCTGACCTTGACTTTGTTATAGTGAGGGAGAACACAGAGGACCTCTATGTGGGTGATGAGGAGTTCACTGCTGATGGTGCTGTTGCAAGGAGGATCATAACACGCCGTGCTTCCAGAAGAATCAGCAGGTTCGCATTTGAGTATGCCCGGAGGGAGGGCTGGAGTCGTGTGACCGCGGTGCACAAGGCCAATGTCCTTAAAAAGACCGATGGGGTGTTCAGGGAGGAATTCTACCGGGTGGCATCAGATTACCCTGAGATGGAGGCAGAGGACTACTATGTGGACGCCACAGCCATGTACCTCATAACACAGCCCCAGGAATTCCAGGTTCTGGTCACTACAAACCTCTTCGGGGACATACTCTCAGACGAAGCAGCAGGACTCATCGGAGGACTCGGACTCGCACCATCAGCAAACATAGGAGAAAAAAACGCAATATTCGAACCAGTCCACGGATCAGCACCCCAGATAGCCGGAAAAAACATAGCAAACCCCACAGCCATGATACTCACAACAACACTCATGCTAAAACACCTCAACAAAACCCCGGAAGCACACAAAATACAGAAAGCACTGGAAAAAACCCTTGAAGCAGGACTCGTTACACCCGACCTGGGTGGAAGTCTCGGTACAATGGAAATGGCCGCTGAGATAGCAAAAAGAATTGAGGGGTGA
- a CDS encoding 3-isopropylmalate dehydratase small subunit: MKGRVWKFPDDVDTDIIIPGRYLVMRDPEKLREHVMEGLDPEFSSKVRPGDFIVAGKNFGCGSSREHAPLALKGAGIAAVIAESFARIFYRNAINVGIPLLEAPGITDKLNEGDEIEVDLERGVIIRGEEEFPFKRLPDFMVEILESGGLIPYLRKKGEFDG; this comes from the coding sequence ATGAAAGGAAGAGTCTGGAAATTCCCCGATGACGTGGACACGGACATAATCATACCAGGAAGATACCTTGTGATGCGTGACCCTGAAAAACTCAGGGAACATGTCATGGAGGGCCTCGACCCTGAATTCTCCTCGAAGGTCAGGCCAGGTGACTTCATAGTTGCCGGGAAGAACTTTGGATGTGGATCATCAAGGGAGCACGCCCCCCTTGCCCTCAAGGGTGCCGGAATAGCCGCGGTCATTGCAGAGTCCTTTGCCAGGATATTCTACAGGAACGCCATAAATGTGGGTATACCCCTCCTTGAGGCCCCAGGGATAACAGATAAGCTCAACGAGGGTGATGAGATAGAGGTGGACCTCGAAAGGGGCGTTATAATACGGGGAGAGGAGGAATTCCCCTTCAAGAGACTCCCTGATTTCATGGTGGAAATACTTGAAAGTGGGGGTCTCATACCCTACCTCAGGAAAAAGGGAGAATTTGACGGGTGA
- the hacA gene encoding homoaconitase large subunit codes for MSMTVSEKILARASDKDRVEAGEIVMASIDVAMTHDLTGPLSVESFERIGRERVWDPEKIVVIFDHQVPADSLDAAQNHMIMRDFVREQGIKNFYDVREGVCHQVLPEKGHVVPGEVIVGTDSHTCTHGALGAFTTGIGSTDMAMVFATGKLWFRVPETIRFEISGSLRKHVYAKDVILNIIGEVGADGATYMACEFAGETVADMSVSDRMVLSNMAIEMGGKTGIVEPDEKTIKYVKRRSDKPYRVFRTDPDAPSLSVMEVDVSDLEPQVACPHNVDNVKPVSEVDVEIDQVFLGSCTNGRLSDLRDAAAILKNREVADNVRMLVIPASREVYRRALSEGLMEIFVDAGALVCNPCCGPCLGGHVGLVGPGEVSLSTSNRNFRGRQGSPEAEVYLSSAAVAAASAVTGRITHPAELE; via the coding sequence ATGTCTATGACTGTTTCTGAGAAAATACTTGCCAGGGCTTCAGATAAAGACCGAGTGGAGGCCGGTGAAATAGTTATGGCCAGTATAGATGTCGCCATGACCCATGACCTCACAGGGCCCCTGTCGGTTGAATCCTTTGAAAGGATAGGCAGGGAAAGGGTCTGGGACCCTGAAAAAATCGTTGTGATATTCGACCATCAGGTACCTGCAGATTCCCTCGATGCTGCCCAGAACCACATGATAATGAGGGACTTTGTGAGGGAACAGGGTATAAAGAATTTCTATGATGTCAGGGAGGGCGTATGCCACCAGGTGCTACCTGAAAAGGGACATGTGGTGCCTGGAGAGGTTATTGTTGGGACAGACTCCCACACCTGCACCCACGGTGCCCTGGGGGCCTTCACCACCGGTATAGGGTCAACTGACATGGCAATGGTCTTTGCCACCGGAAAACTGTGGTTCAGGGTACCTGAAACAATACGCTTCGAGATAAGCGGCTCACTCAGAAAACATGTGTATGCAAAGGACGTCATACTGAACATCATAGGGGAGGTTGGGGCAGATGGTGCCACCTACATGGCCTGTGAATTTGCAGGTGAAACCGTTGCAGATATGAGCGTATCAGACCGTATGGTGCTCTCCAACATGGCAATAGAGATGGGGGGTAAAACAGGAATAGTTGAACCTGATGAAAAAACCATAAAGTACGTGAAAAGGAGATCGGATAAACCCTACAGGGTATTCAGGACAGACCCTGATGCACCCTCCCTCAGTGTAATGGAGGTTGATGTTTCTGACCTTGAACCCCAGGTGGCATGCCCCCACAACGTTGACAATGTGAAGCCCGTCAGTGAGGTGGATGTTGAGATAGACCAGGTTTTCCTTGGCTCATGTACAAACGGCCGCCTCAGTGACCTCAGGGATGCCGCAGCGATACTGAAAAACAGGGAGGTTGCAGACAACGTCAGAATGCTCGTGATACCCGCCTCAAGGGAGGTCTACCGCAGGGCCCTCTCAGAGGGTCTCATGGAGATATTCGTGGATGCCGGCGCCCTCGTATGCAACCCCTGCTGCGGACCATGTCTCGGAGGCCATGTGGGACTTGTTGGGCCGGGAGAGGTCAGCCTTTCAACATCAAACAGGAACTTCAGGGGCAGGCAGGGAAGCCCTGAAGCAGAGGTATACCTATCATCAGCGGCGGTTGCAGCCGCATCTGCAGTTACAGGCAGAATCACCCACCCTGCTGAACTTGAATAG